A window from Chitinophaga filiformis encodes these proteins:
- a CDS encoding S24 family peptidase, protein MNKYERLKTELQTAGTGRMKAFGSSMLPILKSGSLLTFEKATEYEIGDIVFCKVRGRYIDAHKIVKRDTNKGFLIANNHGFENGWTKIIFGRVVTGEFDNRIIYKRG, encoded by the coding sequence ATGAATAAATACGAAAGACTGAAAACCGAACTGCAGACTGCGGGGACGGGAAGAATGAAAGCCTTTGGGAGCTCGATGTTACCCATTTTGAAAAGCGGAAGCCTGCTTACCTTCGAAAAAGCAACGGAATATGAGATTGGCGATATTGTATTCTGCAAGGTGAGAGGCCGTTACATTGATGCGCATAAGATCGTGAAGAGGGATACCAACAAGGGGTTTCTGATAGCGAATAATCATGGCTTTGAGAACGGATGGACCAAGATCATTTTCGGCCGTGTAGTAACCGGAGAATTTGATAACAGGATCATTTACAAGAGAGGTTGA
- a CDS encoding MauE/DoxX family redox-associated membrane protein, which translates to MQTGSIKTRNTILLICYFLFTSMFIYAAVSKLMNYRIFILQMDRQPFPDKYTHLLVWSVLSSEILAAVMMMTLSLRRIGLFFATGLMVCFTIYIILVKLNYYGVIPCSCGGVIARFSWTQHLIFNLIFVAIGIVGIYLEQQFRRKMA; encoded by the coding sequence ATGCAAACAGGAAGCATAAAAACCAGGAATACTATTCTCCTGATCTGTTACTTTTTGTTCACAAGTATGTTTATCTATGCCGCTGTATCCAAACTGATGAATTACCGGATATTTATTCTTCAGATGGATCGTCAGCCATTCCCGGATAAGTATACGCACTTACTGGTATGGAGTGTGCTTTCATCTGAGATCCTGGCGGCCGTCATGATGATGACCCTTTCCCTGAGGAGGATAGGGTTGTTCTTTGCTACGGGACTAATGGTATGTTTTACTATTTACATCATCCTTGTAAAATTGAACTACTATGGTGTGATACCCTGTAGTTGTGGCGGGGTAATAGCGCGTTTTTCATGGACGCAACACCTCATCTTTAATCTCATTTTTGTCGCTATCGGCATTGTTGGTATTTACCTGGAACAACAATTCAGAAGAAAGATGGCATAG
- a CDS encoding RagB/SusD family nutrient uptake outer membrane protein translates to MKKQFYLTAISCCLLFSCNLLNVDNPTNKAVGDDLFKNKETAEAAVLGIYSNIAGSSNVFMAAITFYTSLYGDEAFYTGSTASVQEFNNSTISTGNTVIESNFWSNSYRFVYQINTCLEKLDKSTGISDATKNQLSGECRFLRAFIYFQLLQLFGEVPLITVTDYRVNENMPRTPKEAIRKMILTDLLTAKELLSDAYPTNERVRANKSTVAALLARFYLYEQQWQAAEKEASEIINTGRYQLTAAPEEVFLANSVETILQIQPVLVGYNTMEGNTFIPVEAARPSFALTTYLRAAFEINDKRWKAWVATKVVNGITYYYPFKYKRRADFIVNSKPLEYNMIFRLAEILLIRAECRVHLNSLPGAIADLDAIRQRAGLPLIQTTDPGISAAELSEKIERERRVELFTECGHRWLDLRRMGKASETMQTIRSDWKATKELWPIPQSQRALNPALGQNEGY, encoded by the coding sequence ATGAAAAAGCAATTTTATCTGACAGCAATTAGCTGCTGTCTTTTGTTCAGTTGTAACTTACTGAATGTCGACAATCCGACTAACAAAGCCGTAGGAGATGACCTGTTCAAAAATAAAGAAACAGCCGAAGCTGCCGTCCTGGGTATCTATTCCAACATCGCCGGCTCCTCCAATGTGTTTATGGCGGCCATCACCTTTTACACATCATTATATGGAGACGAAGCTTTCTATACCGGATCAACTGCTTCCGTCCAGGAATTTAACAATAGTACTATTTCAACCGGCAATACGGTCATAGAAAGCAACTTCTGGAGCAACAGTTATCGTTTCGTCTACCAGATCAATACCTGCCTGGAAAAATTGGATAAGAGCACGGGCATTTCTGATGCCACCAAAAACCAGCTAAGCGGAGAATGCCGGTTTCTGAGAGCATTCATTTACTTCCAGCTGTTGCAGCTATTCGGAGAGGTGCCACTCATTACGGTAACAGACTACAGGGTCAACGAAAACATGCCCAGAACACCAAAAGAAGCTATCAGGAAGATGATCCTTACAGATCTGCTTACTGCAAAGGAATTACTTTCAGATGCCTACCCTACGAATGAAAGGGTAAGGGCCAATAAAAGTACAGTCGCTGCGCTGCTGGCCCGGTTTTACCTCTATGAGCAGCAATGGCAGGCGGCAGAGAAAGAAGCCTCTGAAATCATCAACACGGGCCGGTATCAGCTGACGGCAGCTCCGGAGGAAGTCTTTCTCGCTAACAGTGTTGAAACCATATTACAGATACAACCTGTTCTTGTAGGCTACAATACCATGGAAGGCAATACATTTATTCCAGTGGAAGCGGCCAGGCCGTCTTTTGCCCTGACGACATACCTCAGAGCCGCGTTTGAAATAAATGACAAGCGCTGGAAAGCGTGGGTAGCCACGAAGGTCGTCAACGGTATCACCTACTACTATCCGTTTAAGTATAAGCGAAGGGCTGACTTCATCGTTAACTCAAAACCGCTGGAATATAACATGATATTCCGCCTTGCCGAGATCCTGCTGATTCGGGCAGAGTGCCGCGTGCACCTTAATTCATTGCCCGGGGCCATCGCAGACCTTGATGCCATACGCCAGCGCGCAGGCCTTCCCTTAATACAGACCACGGATCCGGGCATATCTGCTGCCGAACTATCCGAAAAAATAGAGAGAGAACGAAGAGTTGAACTTTTTACAGAATGCGGGCATAGATGGTTAGATCTCCGCCGGATGGGCAAAGCCTCTGAAACCATGCAGACAATTAGATCTGACTGGAAAGCAACAAAGGAATTATGGCCCATACCGCAATCACAAAGAGCCTTAAATCCCGCACTCGGACAAAATGAAGGATACTAA